cattatggtcataaaccagaaattcagcacttgggaatgagtgacaaggaaaaggccagcgtagcagagaacctagaaaggggtgtgcccatgaaaaccattctaaagcgaataagaacatctgtggcatccaagctgaggcccatgcacttggcagagtgctcaaccctgcataacatcaaacggcagtttaacattgctgctcctgaacgttgtcacactaatgacgctgtcagtgtagacatgtgggtgcttgtgatgaaagaaaaaggtgaaacacttgtccgcctgtacaaggcacaaggtgcagtggacccaagtggtacattttcttcagcagactttgctcttgttctgatgacagagcctcagaaggagctactagaaaaattgggccctgcagggactgtatgtcttgactccacacatgGTACTATAGAGTACCTGTTTGACCTGACCACGCTTCTGGTGCTAGATAAAGTAGCATCAGTTGTAgctatagcttatttcatctgcaaccacatgaacgagcaaactttgacagcattcttcaaatatctggagtcggccatggccaaaaaagtggccgctaagacattgatatctgatgatgcctcgcaattctacaaagcatggtttagggtcatgggtgccgcaaaacagaaacttctctgtgcctggcatgtggataacaattggcgtaagaagacactcgagtgtgtagagagacagctaaggccacatgtttaccatagtgtgtggctactcttagagttcctcgtggaaaaggcatttgaagattattttaagcaattcctttctagtgaggaagaaaaactgagggacttcctcaagtacttcaaagaccactatgcagttaggccgcaagagtgggcctatcgctttaggactagagcagctgtcaacactaacatgcaccttgagagcaagcacaggacgttaaagcgtactatgctggagagaaaacagaataagcatggtgacaaactaatttctgccctcatggacttgacaaatcattttttaatgaaaagggctagccagatgatgaaaggggcaaagggtaagGAGCGGAGAACAATTTAGAAGAACcacaggtctggcagtgaaatggcagcttgtgccaaaataaatgaagatggcatatggactgtgccatctcagtctattaaagggctctcatacaaagtgtcaaaagtgaaagatggtgcttgctgtcctttgaggtgcaaggaatgcgcagtgtgtgtgcaagcacagtcactgtgcggtcatcgctaatccaactagcagcaacaaggcccatgagagctcacccaaagaagcatgtgaggcaagtcgggcattgcacattgtacggagtataacaaagctggaagcagccaaagcagtgtcaagctcaacactcttaagagcaaaaatggactcagtcagacaggcaatatcagatggtgaagtctctgagggtgtggctgagaaggcaaacaatttgttttagccagttttcatgcttgtggaaagtgaaagtgacccaaaaagaaagatgccagaccattcatatgaaccagccaacaaaaaagttgtgcacctgttaagatttcactctacaaaaaaccctagattgtcgcagccatcatctagcctttcaaggcccactgaagctcaaaaggaagtccttaaataacagcttagggacagcaacatagaaactgaagagataaccacgtcagcagggcacgattactggtaacaagcctccagtgcagttaggaagagagaagtggtgcagtagtgctgtgctgtcatgccttatagaagcaggttgagggctcgcatataaacaaatcatgacatgtggtctctgatgattagcccgtctgtttttgtctgtggtgtgcagccatatgtcacagctggatggtatgtgtgttagagcacgagagatgcctccatgcttgttgtatgagctgctggtaagtgttctgtgaaaataggtacagacccagtggttatctctggtatgtggcagctgttggattgtagtgtgttagagcacgcctccatgcttgtcatatgagccgctggtaagtatgtctgtacataggaagcgcattggacggtgtgtagtgtttcagtgtgcaaaagcctccaatgtgttttgctacttataaatttgtgtaaacactCAGTAGCGCAGTAGTCATgttgttgcactgctgagctcaagcctgcgggttcaatcccagcaaaggtggctgcatttcagtggtggtgaaatgaaaaaaaaaaaaaaaaagcgtgtagttgaattcaagtgcacatcacagaacccaaggtggtcaaaataatactgagtcccgcactgtggcatgcctcataattcgatctagatgttgtgttccatctgatgttctttattgcccatttgaataaacttttatttttcagattaccaaaatagagggtatatgcagtggtgttgtgtgcagtctggataagttgctctggtcatgtgcactcaatgaaaacttctgcatatttggctgcagcagacagtgtcataatgatagtaaaaactatgcagaaagctttaggccactctacatatcagatcagttttatattgcatcctttatggtgcttatggtggcagaataataattggcaacgcttccttacacatttaatattttttctttttttcttttggaagagcaaccttggaagaataatctacaacaatgctcctaccttctctttcactgtctccccatttcttttctacacttcaacttcattgtacgcactatcttattctcctcttcatcctacattgacggtgtgggaaagtgagctaagcgtgcataaagattgctgtgcagaacttaattgcagcactgacgaagacaaatctttgtcaaaaggttcattacagctacattccccctccaaacactgtttatcacttcaagccttcatattcctgtgagcttttgtcttgtttaacagttgtaacagtcatactatttattactatcaatagccaacatacatttagcactgcaaagtgctgtttagaagacgtgtgagtttctacttcccttatgataaacactccagacattcagtctctaatttatgaaaatctttcaaacattgccagtgatgaccaccatatgggttaatgtcggcatgggactgaggctttcccgcaaaaagaacagttatgttttgctcatatcatgtgactgacagtttctgctgtaatttttgcacttgtcaactgcactgtgaagagttcgtttctgtgaatatgtgctggcctgattcttcttaatcacgcatttcagatcttgtgctgtgagatgaggaggtgtaaaataaaaacaccgtgtagatttcacaatgcctttaagaaaccacgcaaagcttggagatgaagcattacatgcaacttgaaccaagtgtctggacacagcaagtgaaagttgttttgtcatgagtgagggtgtcggcgttacttgtaactgcctttaaataaaagtttgtttcaaaacagtggctcaactctgtgttcccccggtaaaaaacaaaaccattgaaatttgcaattctctttttaaacataattgaccaatatgaataaaaaaaaaaaactttatgaatcaagatataagcttgccataccatggaaacacttgaaactccttttgagaagcttactcatacgcgaacacattatagcaattattttcaattgtATACCCACAATTTGCGTCGTCACCATGTCAAGtttcaaggcagatttttttttagactccaggaagccgtatgctgaattctatccattgtttactgcattgcatttgattttctataacaaataaaatcgaattctccattgattgcaccgacgctcacgttataattatatgctattattattgactagttttttatatatattcttggacggtgggggctgcactggtggcgttctacgaatttgcgccgcgtgtttgtgcgggtaaacttaagcgcacatttttttttttttgcgcgttatgaaaacaatgcactgcaggtattttaattaatgcaacgagctgtatgaaatatcagtcaaggggttggaaacgtcgctatagagaatcccgactattttcttttgcgtgtgtgtatttggagTTGATGCAGTTTTTTATAATTACTTATTTTGGCTACATTGCGCCAATTGcgcttccatagaataaagaaacgcgcgcttgccgactcgatcgcaaggggacagcctcatcaacatcaatatcagcagcaatggcggatttGCGCATGCCGTGGCGCTTGCaaagttttcaatagttttcgccttttaagtgattcttttgctattttaacgtgtggaggttcattgtacgtctgtttttttcaagtttggcatgtgttttaacacatgtgaaagtgtagtcttttcttcttcagcggatatatgtacaagaccccgttcaccgtctatcaggtaagatgtgtacgtatgctacacgcaagcgtagtgcttcattaagccacagtgcactacaaagttaagcatgaacggtacacaaaattcacaagttcgaagtattgccaagaacaaccattgattggcgaagttctcacaggcgttgcagaagttgttgggcgcggcagtgctgaacgtagcgttagcggcttaaatcgtgtttttttactagtaacaacgtgtcactatttcatattattagcggcgtctccaggacacgaaatcggtaacggggacaccagagctagaacccggactggtccatgggttggggctcgccgaggcctgcgcgtgctagtagtatatctataatgcccgtaggctgtgtgtaagtcgtacttcccgaatttactgacgcattttaagatcagctgtccgctttcgcagacaaaaaagcaggagtcagggtggtccgtgggttggggcaacatAACCTGCTTCCAGTTTCGATCCCTCCGCTACCCTTTGGGTACCCTGCCGCCTCCTTGATTATAAtctaatgctctcctgaggcctctgtttgccggttacatgtgccctcctggagcagtacttgtaaatgaatccgatctatcgtcgcaacgaaaaaagcgccccgcgacttctacaacaccagtcagaaccttgcccattggtttacctatgtgtggccgcaaatacctgaaactcaatgccagttcaacatatttgttggcaagggtgtcaggtcgttgctttgtgtggaatcggccttttctcaattcttaagaatttaactggaatgcacctgaccagtgctgctctgtggtgcttgccaccaatcccttggacagggaagacatgagtatccctgtgcatacactttatacgcagtggtgtgaccgcttcctttgggaaactaccacgttagcgatattgtgagcgcaatgtggctttccttcatcttcctcatccgtacgtagtgtgtcgcttcttcctcgccatagctctagctcggcaagaataaagcggttccttagaagtggtgaaggtgctggggttctgcataccaagggcatataaggtaacagtgcttgtgcctttaatatgtcgcattcgatcattttgagacgtggtggtgttcatgcgttagcacaattccaggacatccacaatgtaagaggtacatgattctctaattgtatactctctccaggcctttctcacaacctcagcacaagtattgggagcataaaaaaactgacaaagctggtgcatgaatgttgcccgatcagaaagatctggctcttggaccaaagccaatttttttttttacattgtagaggcagacgggcatgctgtaaagtttctaagaactgtcccaccattgctgactctgttgtacatttatcaaaccacttgattctcaccaagctcaagctatggtgacaaagacgcgccacatgctttacagtcacatattgcactcgcaatacatctgttatgccagtttgccgaaatgagcatgcacagtagtgacgaattcactatgcgtgcacagggatttgcctttcctgtcctatgggctgttggcaagcatcacaatgctacactcgtcaggcacacctcagctttcagtatgtttacattcggttgcatgaacatggagggagtgcgttcgctgtaatcagtaccacacattttgctaatgtaggcttgagtggctttcccatgcctccactaaatagtcggaatacttccatgtatgatagaatgatgagcatttaacctccagacatgcagcagtctttacaccactgcaaggcagaagcagccttctcaccatgttcacgctcaaataaatcccattattaaggcattttatgggcctcccaaaccgcctgcaccacctgaatgatgtcacttgttgttgcacctggctgttcatttcatttggcatcctctgttcgcacatattcgtttccaatacaagaaaattgcagggctggttcgcaatcttttctgttttccttattttttttatggccttgtaaaactgagaaacgataatgaaaaaaagaaacaaaggctgccttcctgttcaccagtcaaagcattgttgcttagaaagaggcgcagaaaaagatgtatatgcatgtcggacagcctgcacaaggttttgtctttgtctcttcaaacatcgcgtacctgcgtcagtggactcgctgttctgtagcattatccctggcagcggaagcactgtcccagagctctaaagagtcatcggaagcacagtgctaaaccttcatccttgaaatgtgaagaacgtcactggacaggacgagagatgacaaggtgagactgattggggcaatgttgtggtgatgggtgccacctggttgagcgcacagtatggtcccctgtcctgagaaaagcttttctgggagctctacacagtggaaaggggaccagagaagtacaagcgcaccaggggagaaatgaaagtctcattgtgaagcatggtactgtcatttctggttgcttcatgatgcagtaatgatagtcgcagcacaatattttcaatttattctggcaactcgcgatatgcaagtgaatgctgcttactctgatcatgtggctgcgtttcagtgcttggatatttaaggccacgttgcaaaatgcacaagagatttatAATCGACTTCGTGTACtcagaaaatacaagaacagttctaataggactgaaaagacagagcattcatggcgtcgttcaagctcagtgtccttgagcgtgcacaagaactagtctaactgatgttatgactggcctgtgtggtcaacgatttgtgtcgcgccaccaaagcaacagcgaaaggctggaccctttagatatgccgagccgcctgcaaccgttggaaaacgcctaggaggccCCAATAGCAATAAGACCTTATCATTTGTGCAGGCATTTTCGCCAGCTTACCCGCGGCTTGCACAACACCCTGATGTCTGCTTAGTCTCCACAGTGTTGTCTCCCTTCAGCAAGTGGGACGATTAAACTTTGTGTGTGCATTCGTTCTTTCTCTGCGTcctcggcagggaagatgccagcgttgtgtgcgtgtgcgcatgtcagtgcctttccttctacTGAGCCAGTGGGGGTTAGAAAATTCGTTGAACACTTGCATGTATCGAGCGGCAGCTGCCAGCGTGCagagtgttttctctctccttttcttgagcgagggtattccaaacactataaaggatgtcttcgctaatggacttcagccttcagtttttgagcaaactagcatgtctgtcgctcaccatcgggaaacttgcagagttgaccactccgtaacaatgtgaagtaaacattcattgctactcgttgaattgttgccgtatctcctgcctggccccctcggcactcatgagccgctgcaaaatgcagtcagcggcacgatccgacaaccaatggtaagctccagaccaccaagcccacgctacttccacagtcttgggttcccatctttaatacggagcagcagcaaaaaaagaattgacatctgtgaataaggtatgcggatgtgggctgcttcccttgaacataggaggcaaatgccttcaggaagttcagttgcactttgttatatgaaaaggcgtctcaccaagattggaagttgcaaaccgacaagtgcagtgcatagatcacacactaacaatcctgtctccaaattatcaaaattatgcacagtgggaaaacagctgaaattttaaacaaaagccatcatggtctcaacgaagccctgcttcagccagagtcaaggttacatgcacaaatgtctctatgtaaaacgtgctgcctgcaatatcaccaaccatggcacgtgactttcgtaagccaaccaatgttaaatgccatccctgga
This Dermacentor albipictus isolate Rhodes 1998 colony chromosome 1, USDA_Dalb.pri_finalv2, whole genome shotgun sequence DNA region includes the following protein-coding sequences:
- the LOC139047557 gene encoding uncharacterized protein — protein: MDNTQSPTPESTTIKVRYQRNHYGHKPEIQHLGMSDKEKASVAENLERGVPMKTILKRIRTSVASKLRPMHLAECSTLHNIKRQFNIAAPERCHTNDAVSVDMWVLVMKEKGETLVRLYKAQGAVDPSGTFSSADFALVLMTEPQKELLEKLGPAGTVCLDSTHGTIEYLFDLTTLLVLDKVASVVAIAYFICNHMNEQTLTAFFKYLESAMAKKVAAKTLISDDASQFYKAWFRVMGAAKQKLLCAWHVDNNWRKKTLECVERQLRPHVYHSVWLLLEFLVEKAFEDYFKQFLSSEEEKLRDFLKYFKDHYAVRPQEWAYRFRTRAAVNTNMHLESKHRTLKRTMLERKQNKHGDKLISALMDLTNHFLMKRASQMMKGAKGKERRTI